ACACCAATTCTAATTTCATCAAAATCCGGAAGAAGAAATTCATACAAATCTTTTGGCGAAATTATATCAGTTATAAAAACTCCATCCGCTTTTCCCCAAACTATTTGCTGCTTTCCCAAACGAATGTCAATATTATCAAAATTTAGATCGAGATAAATCTCGCGCAGTTTAAGCGTTAAACTATCATGATTATTATGATAAAGCATTGGATTTACTTTGAACGATGAAACACCAAGATTTTTTTCAATATTTAGATTGAAAGTATTTTGCTGAATTACAAAATCTGTGTTTCCATTTCCGGCAAGCATTCCCGAATAATTTCTGACATATCCGGAAAAATCAACAGATTGCGCAAACAATCCGTTTGCAATAATTAGCATTATTAAAATTATTTTCGTTTTCATTTTTTGTTTCCTAATCATTTTTAATTCTTAAAAGCTTTTGTTAATTCACAATTGAGCTTGCAAATTATAAGAATAATAGATTCCCGCTAAAAACATCCGGGAATGACAATTATTTTTGTTCAACTTTTTTATTCTGCATTCTGCATTCTGTTTTCTGAATACTATTTTTTACATTCCTTTTATCATAATTCTTTCGGTAAACTTTCCATCATCAATGCCGGTATTGATTTTAACGTTTTTCAATTCCATAATTGTTTTGTGATCATTTTGTTTATTATTCATTGCTGTGTTTGTAATAATTAAAAATCCGTTTATGTTTTCGTATTTATCAACATTTAATGTTTTTAATAATTCACCATCCTCATCATAAAACTCTTTTTTCAATCCAATCCATTTGTCTTTAATAATCCAAGTAATTGTTTTGGAATACATATAATCTTTATCTTTTGGTGTACTTTCAACAACGAAACAATTTTCACCATTTACATTTTCTTCTCGCAATAATTTGTGATTATCTTGTTTCGGCTGACGATCGCCAAGATCATCATAAGTAAAATCAGAACCCATGAAGTAATCACTTTTGCTATCACTTGAAATTCGTTTGGTTTTCTTCAATGCCGGTAAGTAAATCCATTGATCGTCATCCTTTCCTTCTTCATCATAACTCCAATTCATAAATGAAGTATTTTTTACATCCGCCGGTGTTACGAAAAACATAATCTTCTTTTCAACTTTTCCAAAGTCTTTAGAAAATTGTTTGATCTTTCTCACTCTGCTATCGCCGGATGAATTTGTTAATGTCATTGTTAAATCTGCTGTCATATCTTCACCAACAGATCTGTTATAAACATTTTCAACTATTTCTAAACCGGTTAATTTTTGTGCATAATTTTCATTGTTTAAAATTAAAATTACTGCAAAAAGCATTGCCATTATTTTTAAGGTTTTCATTTTAGTTCTCCTTTTTATTTTTAAAGTAAATGTTTGACATGTTTAATAAAATCATCATAATTGTTATTGTACCGATAAAACTGATAAACATATTTATTGAAACCAACGCACCCAATTCTCTGTTTGGAGGAAATACTGAAAAAAGCAATACAAGAAATCCCGCAATAACCACAACAGCATTGAATAAAATTGCTCTTCCGGAATGTGACATTGTATTTTGTGCTGTTAAAAGTTTGTTGTTATTTTGCGAATAAAATTTATACTGCTCTAAAAAGTGAATTGCATAATCAATTCCAATTCCAATTGCAATACTTGAAAGTAAAGCTGTAGTTGTGTTTAACGGAATATCCATCCAACCCATTATTCCAAAGCCTAAAACTGCTGTTATGATTATTGGAACGGAACCGATCAATCCAAGATTTATGCTCTTAAACATTATGGCGATTAAAATAATTACAATGAAAAGTGACATTATTAAACTCATTATTTGACCTTCGAGAATTAAATCCGTAAATACCAAACCTTTGTAACCGGAACCGGCGTAGTTCATTTCAATTCCAAGTTTTTTGAAATCGTCTTTAAATTTTTCTATTTCAGAAATTGCAGAGTTTATTGCTCTTGAATTATCACTTTTTAGCTGGAAGTTTACATTAAGTTTGTTGTAATTGTAATCGACAACTTTCCAAAGATTTTCCGGATCGCCGGACATTTCATATAAAAGTAAGTATTGAGCAATTAAATCTTTTTGATCGGGAATTGAATTAAACTCTTCTCTATCGGCATGCATTACTTTATTCATTCTTTCAATGTAATCAGTAAGAGAAAAAGAATTGCCAACCAGTGCTTGGGTTTTAACAACATCATTCTGCATTGTTGAAACAAGTTTTAATACATTTGGATTTTTAAATGCGTCTTTTTCTTTACTATCAAGAATTAAATTTATTGTTGAAGTTCCGCCGAAATGTTCGTTGATAAATTCATCAGTAAGAACTATATCGCTATCCTTTTCAAACTTATCGAGAAAGCTTGAGTTAATCCAAACTTTTGTAATTCCAACAATAGAAACAGCAACAATAATTATAGTTGCAATAATTGATACACTTTTGTGTTTTATTATTTTTTCCGTTAAAGAAAATGCAAAGTGATTATTCTCTTGCTTTTTTTCTTTAAACTTTCTTTTTGGTAAACCAAAAATCATGATGCCGGCTGGAATTAAAACTAATGAGAATACCATTGCAACCATTACTCCGAAAGCAGTAAAAATTCCAAAATATTTTATTGGATAAACTTGTGAAGTTAACAATGAAATAAATCCAATTGCAGTTGTTACTGATGTCATTACAACCGGTTTCCACATTTTAATCAGCATATCGGAAACAGCTTCTTTTTTTGTTGCATTGGGAATTTTATAAACAAAAAGCTGCAAATGGCTGTAAAGATGAATTCCATCGGCAACACCAATTGCAATAAGCATAACGGGAATCATGGTGGAAACCGCATAAATTGGAATATTGACTAACGCCATTAAACCAAAAGCCCAAAGTGTGCTGAACAAAACTACAAGCATTGTTAAAGCCGTGCTTCTTAGGCTTCGCATTGTGATGTACAAAACTAGAATAATTACAATTAAAACAATCGGGACCATTTTCTTCATATCTGCTGGACCGAGAAGCGCCATTGTACCTTCTACTATTGGTCTTCCGGCAACATGAAGTTTAACATTTTCTGTTTCTGCTTGTTTTGCAACATCAAGAATTTCTTCATAAAATTCTTGTGTGAAAACATCATCATTAATTGCTGCAATAATTATGGAAACAGTTTCATCTTCCGAAACCAATCTTCCGTAAACCATATCATTTGATTTTACTTTTTCTTGTAATTCGAGCAATTCATTTTCACTCTCCGGAACTTTTGTGAAAAAAGCTTTTACATCCATACCGTCTTCAGTTCCAACAATATTATCAGCAGTGTAGAGAGATGTAACATCTTCCTTTTCAATCTGCGGCATTTTTTGAAATTTCTTTGTAAGATTTTTAATAATCTGTAAAGTTTCTTTATTGTAAACACCATTTTTATTTTCAACGGCAACAATAATTCCGTCTTTAATATTGAACCATTCTTCGGCTTTATCGCTGTAAACAAACGCCGGATGATCTTGCGGCATGTATTCATCAAGATCGGTTTCCATTCGTGAGTTTTCAATCATTTTAGAAAAAAATACTGCGGAGAAAATTAAGATTACCGCTAATATCAAATATGGAAAGTTTAGAAATTTAATTAGTAGTTTGTTCATTTTATGTTATCCTTAGTTAATGTTAACTAACATTTGTTTAAAAAATTTTTGCCCTTTTTTGTTAATACACCCTTTAACAGAATTTGGAAAATTTCAGTAAATTCAGTTTTTGTATCGCTAATTTCTCTTTTAGTATCAATTATTGAATGTGATGAAATAATTGAGAAGAATAAATTCAAAATAGTTTTTGGATCAAAATTATTTATCATATTATGCTTTTGTGCATTTTCGATCAATAATGTAAAAAGCGGTAAAATTCTATTTTGTTTAAAATTATTTATTTGAACTAAAACCTCGGGAAATTTTTCTTCAATAACTGATAAAATATTTACGTTGAAGTAAACAGATCGTTTTTGAACAATTTTTGCAATATTTTCAAATTTCTCAAAAAATGTATTATTATTTTGAATTGTACTTATAATTTCAAAATATGATTTATGAAGTAAATCCAAATAAAATTTTGCTAAAAAATCTTGCTTTGATGAGAAATCTTTATAAAATGTCTTTTTACTGATACTTGTATTTTTACACAAATATGAGATGTTGAATCTATTTATCCCTTTGGAAAGAATGATTTCTCCGGTTTGTGCATAAAGTTTATATTTTTTGTCTTTTGCAATCATTTTATTTTGAGTTAAAAAATCAACTTTTCAAAAGTTTTTGTTATGTTTTCGCCTTTATCTTTAAGTGAAAAACTGAAATTACTCAGCTTCCACTCAAGCACGCATATTCTTATAAATCCCATAATAATTTTGGCAAGTTCTGCCGCATCAATATCTTTTACTTTTTGATTACTTTTAATTTCATTAATTATTTCAACAATTATTTTTAATCTTAAACCCATTATCTGCATTAATTTTTCCTTCAAAATTTTACTTTGCGTAAACATTTCTTCCGAAAAAATCACAGAAGTCATAGCTTTGTTTTTATCGAGAAAATTAAAATGAAATAGAATAAATTCGTTCAATTTATCTTTGGGATTATTTTTCTTATTAACACTTTCAATTAATTTTTGATCAAAATTGCTGATTCTTGAAAGAATTCCCAACACAATATCTTCTTTATTTAAGAAGTGACGATAAATTGCCGGTTCACTTATTTTTACACGCGAAGCCAATTCTCTAATGGATAATGATTCATATCCGCCTTCGTGAATTATATTTAATGCTTCATCAATAATTGTTTTTTGTCTTTCTTCGGTTGTAAATTTTGCCATTTCTTAAATCCAAATAAGTTTGTTAACATTCACTAACTAAAATATGATAAAATTATCGATTTGTCAAGTGAAAAGTTTATCATATTTATTTCTTTATTGAAATAAAAATACAAACGCAGCCAACAATTATTGATTTTTATTATGCTTTAATAATAGAAATACTAAAATTGATTATAAAATAAAATGAATTGCCTAATTTTTAATGAAGAAATCACAGAACCATCATTTCTATACTAAAAAATTATTATTTTAATCTTAATAAATTCTAATTTGGAAATAAAAATGTCTGCTCCTTCAATAATTAGTGATTTAGTTGAACGCTTTGAAAGAAATATAGAAGCTTATAAAAATAATAAGTATAACGAAACACAAGTTAGACGTGAATTTATCGATCTTTTTTTAAAGCACTTGGCTGGGATGTTGGCAACGAAAAAGGTTATGCAGAAGCTTATAAAGATGTAATTCATGAATTTTCACTTAAAACAAAAGATAAAGCCGAAGCGCCGGATTATCTATTTAGAATTGGAGGAATTAAAAAATTTTTTGTCGAAGCGAAAAAGCCAAGTGTTAATTTAAAGGAAGATATTTCTCCCGCATTTCAATTAAGACGTTATGCTTGGTCGGCAAAATTACCGCTTAGTATTTTATCTGATTTTGAAGAACTCGTAATTTACGATTGCCGAATTCAACCAAAGAAAACAGATAAATCTTCAACCGGAAGAATTAAATATTTCACTTATAAAGATTATGTTAATAGCTGGGATGAAATTGAAAGCATCTTTTCCCGCGAAGCAATTTTAAAAGGATCTTTTGACAAATATGCCGAAACCAGCAAAGGCAAAAAGGGAACAGCCGAAGTTGATGATGCATTCTTAAATGAAATTGAAAACTGGCGCGAAATTTTAGCCCGAAATATTGCTCTGCGTAATGAAACCCTAAGCAACCGCGAATTAAATTTTGCAGTACAGAAAACTATTGATAGAATTATTTTCTTGCGAATTTGCGAAGACCGTGGAATTGAAGATTACGGTCAACTTATGTCTCTTCAAAACGGTGTAAATGTTTATAAAAGACTTCTTCAAATTTTTACACGTGCCGATGAAAAATATAATTCCGGCTTGTTTCATTTTGAAAAAGAAAAAAATAGAACCGAAGAACCCGATAAAATTACACCGGTAATATCAATTGACGATAAAGTACTTAAGGAAATTATTAAAAATCTTTATTACCCGGACAGCCCTTACGAATTTTCTGTTTTACCTTCGGATATTTTAGGTCACGTTTATGAACAATTTCTTGGTAAAGTAATTCGTTTAACCACCGGTCACCGTGCAGTTGTTGAAGCAAAACCCGAAGTTAAAAAAGCCGGCGGAGTTTATTATACGCCAACCTACATTGTGGATTATATCATTAAAAATACACTCGGGAAAAAGTTGGAAGAAATTGAACGGAAATTTGATTTAACTAACGGTCATTCTGAGCAGTTTAAAGAAGGGAATTGTCATTCCGGACTTGATCCGGAATCTAAAGAAATAAACCATCATTCTGAAAAAAGTGAAGAATCTATTAAATCAATTAGCAATAAAATTAAAAAAGCTGTTGATGAAGTATCGGCACTAAAAATTCTTGACCCTGCATGCGGTTCCGGCTCTTTCTTAATTGGAGCGTATCAGTTTTTATTGGATTGGCATTTAAGAATTTATACGTCAACAGATTTATCTTATGCAAAATCTTTGAAAAAAGATGCGCCTCTTTATCAGACAAAAGAAAACGAATACCGCTTAACCACTACGGAAAAAAAGAGAATTTTGCTTAATAACATTTTTGGAGTTGATATTGATAACCAAGCAGTAGAAGTAACAAAACTTTCTCTTCTACTAAAAGTTTTGGAAGGCGAAACTGATGAAAGTTTAAATACACAAATAAGTTTTTTCCGACAAAGAGCTTTGCCCGATTTAAGCAATAATATTAAATGCGGTAATTCTTTAATTGGACCCGATTTTTACAACCAAACAGAACTTGCTCTTGATGATGAAGAACGATACAGAATAAATGTATTTGATTGGCAAAGTGAGTTTGAAGGAATAATGAATTATGGCGGTTTTGATGTTGTGATTGGGAATCCGCCGTATCTAAAAATTACTAAAAATAATATCGACAATAATATTTTGAGCTATTATGAGAGAAAATATAAATCAATATTTGGAGGAAGTTCAAAAAACCTATTTCAATTATTCATTGAAAAAATGTTGAGTTTGACAAAAAATGAGTTTTCATTTATTGTTCCAGAAGCTTTAGCTACGACATCAAGCAATGGGGTTTTGAGAAAACTAATGATTCAAGGTTTTAACTTAGATTCGATTTGTTATTTTGATTACTTTGTATTTAGGGATGCAAATATTGGAACAATTGTATTTATTCTGAGTAGTCAATCACAAAATAACAATTATGAATTAAAAACTATTAATGAAATTAGAGAATGTAAGAAAAAAGGAAAAATTGATTTAAGTTTATGTGAAAACGAGTGGGTTTTAAGATACAATCCAAATCTTAAAATTATTTCAAAAATTATTAGTAAAAATAAATTACTTAGTCAGATAGCTGTCATGTCAAAAGGTATGGTTGTGCAGAATAGAATAGATCATTTAAGATTGGATAAACAACAACATGATTTACCTTTCCTGTTGGGAAAAAATCTTGATAGATATTTTGTAGAGACGAAACAGTTTACAAATTATGATGAATTGAAAATAATCGGGGGAACAAGAGATTTAAATAAACATTTAAAAGTTCCTAGAATTTTAATTAGGAGAACTGGGAATAAACTATGTTGTTGTTATTCAGAGACCAAAGCATTAATTGAAAGTACAGTTTATTTGTTATGGTCAAATGAAATGGATTTACTTTCATTAACCGGCATTCTTAATTCTAAACTATTTACTTTTTTCCTAAGAAATGGATTGCTGACAAACGCACAAGGTTATCCGCAAATACTTATGTGGCAATT
The sequence above is drawn from the Ignavibacteriota bacterium genome and encodes:
- a CDS encoding TetR/AcrR family transcriptional regulator gives rise to the protein MIAKDKKYKLYAQTGEIILSKGINRFNISYLCKNTSISKKTFYKDFSSKQDFLAKFYLDLLHKSYFEIISTIQNNNTFFEKFENIAKIVQKRSVYFNVNILSVIEEKFPEVLVQINNFKQNRILPLFTLLIENAQKHNMINNFDPKTILNLFFSIISSHSIIDTKREISDTKTEFTEIFQILLKGVLTKKGKNFLNKC
- a CDS encoding TetR/AcrR family transcriptional regulator encodes the protein MAKFTTEERQKTIIDEALNIIHEGGYESLSIRELASRVKISEPAIYRHFLNKEDIVLGILSRISNFDQKLIESVNKKNNPKDKLNEFILFHFNFLDKNKAMTSVIFSEEMFTQSKILKEKLMQIMGLRLKIIVEIINEIKSNQKVKDIDAAELAKIIMGFIRICVLEWKLSNFSFSLKDKGENITKTFEKLIF
- a CDS encoding outer membrane lipoprotein-sorting protein, which codes for MLFAVILILNNENYAQKLTGLEIVENVYNRSVGEDMTADLTMTLTNSSGDSRVRKIKQFSKDFGKVEKKIMFFVTPADVKNTSFMNWSYDEEGKDDDQWIYLPALKKTKRISSDSKSDYFMGSDFTYDDLGDRQPKQDNHKLLREENVNGENCFVVESTPKDKDYMYSKTITWIIKDKWIGLKKEFYDEDGELLKTLNVDKYENINGFLIITNTAMNNKQNDHKTIMELKNVKINTGIDDGKFTERIMIKGM
- a CDS encoding MMPL family transporter produces the protein MNKLLIKFLNFPYLILAVILIFSAVFFSKMIENSRMETDLDEYMPQDHPAFVYSDKAEEWFNIKDGIIVAVENKNGVYNKETLQIIKNLTKKFQKMPQIEKEDVTSLYTADNIVGTEDGMDVKAFFTKVPESENELLELQEKVKSNDMVYGRLVSEDETVSIIIAAINDDVFTQEFYEEILDVAKQAETENVKLHVAGRPIVEGTMALLGPADMKKMVPIVLIVIILVLYITMRSLRSTALTMLVVLFSTLWAFGLMALVNIPIYAVSTMIPVMLIAIGVADGIHLYSHLQLFVYKIPNATKKEAVSDMLIKMWKPVVMTSVTTAIGFISLLTSQVYPIKYFGIFTAFGVMVAMVFSLVLIPAGIMIFGLPKRKFKEKKQENNHFAFSLTEKIIKHKSVSIIATIIIVAVSIVGITKVWINSSFLDKFEKDSDIVLTDEFINEHFGGTSTINLILDSKEKDAFKNPNVLKLVSTMQNDVVKTQALVGNSFSLTDYIERMNKVMHADREEFNSIPDQKDLIAQYLLLYEMSGDPENLWKVVDYNYNKLNVNFQLKSDNSRAINSAISEIEKFKDDFKKLGIEMNYAGSGYKGLVFTDLILEGQIMSLIMSLFIVIILIAIMFKSINLGLIGSVPIIITAVLGFGIMGWMDIPLNTTTALLSSIAIGIGIDYAIHFLEQYKFYSQNNNKLLTAQNTMSHSGRAILFNAVVVIAGFLVLLFSVFPPNRELGALVSINMFISFIGTITIMMILLNMSNIYFKNKKEN